The Peptococcaceae bacterium 1198_IL3148 genome contains a region encoding:
- a CDS encoding methyl-accepting chemotaxis protein yields MFKSIRTKLVIIITLTMLVSLSSVVLISSSLMADDLKFKINQDNQSLNDALKADITLFMKNNINIVNSVAETEMMKNVDEPKIMDLFEGIIKSNPDILKIYYGFPEEARLVGYPVHDMAPDYDSRQRPWYIEAVAQDQMIITDVYIAKATQKPVVTVATPIKGDDGSLKAVLAIDIALDTITEFVKSNSSSGTGYSFITDNLGVVIAHPDNQLIEKQEKFDQYDFVKKALNGGSGYQSANFDGEERLVAYSNMDLTGWGVFSQQSQAEAYQQVEKLTSISFFVGLVVLVLSIIVTILVINRTTKAIKEVTYGAQELASGNLNVNIEATGKDEVGLLAVSFNTMARQLRELVDKVVVAADRLATSSEQIASSSEQINNGATDTATTINEMASGIASVTENVQHVAGSAKDASDKAQKGQEKMAEMTEQVNVLVESTKVVGESVQKMNERTQNIGQIVDIITQIAGQTNLLALNAAIEAARAGDAGKGFAVVADEVRKLAAQSANAAKDIQQMISDIQDVANTTVQTMEEEAATIRHAVQVASDTSAMFTEITSINNGLAEKVEQAAAAVEQMSAGIQNMAAVAEEQSAISDQTNAAIQQLTTMTQELKLAVNNFKIEENHDVTSAEDVDSN; encoded by the coding sequence ATGTTTAAAAGTATTAGAACAAAACTAGTGATAATAATTACTTTAACCATGTTGGTCAGTCTAAGTTCTGTAGTGTTAATAAGCTCATCCTTAATGGCAGACGATTTAAAATTCAAAATTAACCAAGACAATCAGTCTTTAAACGATGCCTTAAAGGCGGACATAACTCTATTTATGAAAAACAATATTAATATTGTTAACAGCGTAGCTGAGACTGAGATGATGAAAAATGTGGACGAGCCTAAAATTATGGATTTATTTGAAGGGATAATTAAAAGTAATCCCGATATTTTAAAAATTTATTATGGTTTTCCGGAAGAAGCTCGCTTGGTTGGCTATCCAGTACATGACATGGCACCAGATTATGATTCTCGACAGCGCCCTTGGTACATAGAGGCAGTTGCCCAGGACCAAATGATTATTACCGATGTATATATTGCCAAAGCAACTCAAAAACCAGTGGTAACGGTGGCCACACCAATAAAAGGTGACGATGGCAGTTTAAAAGCTGTTTTAGCAATTGATATCGCATTAGATACCATAACTGAGTTCGTAAAAAGCAATAGTAGTAGCGGAACAGGTTATTCTTTTATAACTGATAACCTAGGGGTGGTAATAGCCCACCCAGACAATCAACTGATTGAGAAACAAGAGAAATTTGACCAGTATGATTTTGTCAAAAAAGCTTTAAACGGCGGCAGTGGTTATCAGAGTGCAAATTTTGACGGTGAAGAACGGTTAGTGGCTTATTCTAATATGGATTTAACAGGTTGGGGTGTGTTTTCTCAACAATCCCAGGCTGAAGCCTATCAACAGGTGGAAAAGCTAACATCAATTAGTTTTTTTGTGGGACTGGTGGTATTAGTACTTTCAATTATTGTAACAATCTTGGTAATCAATAGAACAACTAAGGCAATCAAAGAAGTCACCTATGGCGCCCAGGAATTAGCCTCTGGCAACCTCAATGTAAACATCGAAGCCACCGGCAAGGATGAGGTTGGTTTATTGGCAGTATCGTTTAACACCATGGCCCGACAGCTCCGTGAACTTGTTGATAAAGTTGTTGTAGCCGCAGATCGTTTGGCCACTTCCAGCGAGCAGATTGCCAGCAGTTCCGAGCAGATAAATAATGGTGCCACTGATACTGCTACCACCATTAATGAAATGGCTTCAGGCATTGCCAGTGTAACGGAGAATGTGCAACATGTGGCGGGATCTGCCAAAGATGCCAGCGATAAGGCTCAAAAGGGACAAGAAAAAATGGCTGAAATGACAGAGCAAGTTAATGTGTTGGTGGAAAGTACTAAAGTGGTGGGTGAATCGGTGCAGAAAATGAATGAGCGCACCCAAAACATTGGACAAATTGTGGATATTATTACCCAAATTGCCGGACAGACTAACCTGTTGGCATTAAATGCCGCCATCGAAGCTGCTAGAGCGGGAGACGCCGGCAAAGGTTTTGCAGTTGTCGCTGATGAAGTGCGCAAACTGGCGGCTCAATCGGCCAATGCGGCTAAGGATATTCAGCAAATGATTAGTGATATTCAAGATGTGGCCAACACCACAGTACAAACAATGGAAGAGGAGGCAGCAACCATTCGACATGCTGTTCAGGTGGCCAGTGATACATCTGCAATGTTTACCGAAATCACCTCAATCAATAACGGGTTAGCAGAAAAGGTTGAACAGGCAGCTGCAGCAGTTGAACAAATGTCCGCAGGCATTCAAAATATGGCTGCCGTTGCCGAAGAACAGTCCGCCATCAGTGATCAGACAAACGCTGCTATTCAACAACTAACAACAATGACCCAAGAATTAAAACTAGCGGTAAATAATTTTAAAATAGAAGAAAACCATGATGTGACTTCCGCAGAAGATGTAGATAGTAATTAA
- a CDS encoding ABC transporter permease has translation MSRILAILRKEILQMKRDRLTIGLVFMLPLVQLLLFGFAIQTEVKHIPTTVFDQSLSMESREMLEAFKASGYFDVTNTAASYTEVNQMIDSGVAQVGIVFPPDFAERVARGDTAAVQILVDASDSMVSSTAIATANSIGLLKSQEIIAQQTGVAKVPYDIRVRPWYNPDGITAYYMVPAILGIIVTMTMVMMTSMGIVRERERGTLEQLLVTPVKSYQLIIGKIIPYIALGYVQITVALLVGVVIFQVPIRGSLLQLYLLTLFFITASLGIGILISNIAKNQMQAMQMSFFILLPSIMLSGFLFPIAAMPQFIQYLSNIIPLTYYLTIIRGIVLKGIGFSYLVPQVMALLTFTVVLLGLSIVKFKKKIA, from the coding sequence ATGAGCAGAATTCTGGCCATTCTGCGGAAGGAAATTTTACAAATGAAGCGGGATCGACTGACCATTGGTTTAGTTTTTATGTTACCTTTGGTGCAGTTGCTGCTCTTTGGCTTTGCCATTCAAACCGAGGTTAAACACATTCCAACGACGGTGTTTGATCAATCACTGTCCATGGAAAGCCGGGAGATGCTGGAGGCCTTTAAAGCTTCTGGTTACTTCGATGTTACCAATACTGCCGCCAGTTACACCGAGGTCAACCAAATGATTGACAGCGGAGTGGCTCAGGTGGGGATTGTTTTTCCGCCGGACTTTGCCGAAAGGGTGGCCCGGGGAGACACAGCCGCAGTACAGATACTGGTGGATGCCAGCGATAGCATGGTGTCGTCAACGGCCATTGCCACTGCCAATTCCATCGGCCTGTTAAAATCCCAAGAAATCATTGCTCAGCAAACCGGAGTGGCTAAAGTTCCATACGATATCAGAGTGCGTCCCTGGTACAATCCCGATGGCATCACCGCCTATTATATGGTGCCCGCCATTTTAGGCATCATTGTCACCATGACCATGGTGATGATGACCTCAATGGGCATTGTGCGGGAACGGGAGCGGGGCACATTGGAGCAGCTACTGGTGACCCCCGTTAAGTCCTACCAACTAATTATTGGCAAAATTATACCCTACATCGCTTTGGGCTATGTGCAAATTACAGTGGCTTTGCTGGTGGGGGTGGTTATCTTTCAGGTACCCATTAGGGGTAGCTTGTTGCAGTTATACCTGTTGACGTTATTTTTTATTACAGCATCATTGGGCATTGGCATCTTAATCTCTAACATCGCTAAAAACCAAATGCAGGCCATGCAGATGTCCTTTTTCATTCTGCTTCCCAGCATCATGTTGTCCGGTTTTTTATTCCCCATCGCTGCCATGCCTCAGTTTATTCAATATCTCAGCAATATCATTCCATTAACCTATTACCTCACCATTATCCGGGGAATAGTATTAAAGGGCATTGGTTTTTCCTATCTAGTACCCCAGGTGATGGCGTTGTTGACCTTTACGGTGGTGTTGCTGGGACTGAGCATTGTTAAATTTAAAAAGAAAATTGCCTAG
- a CDS encoding TetR/AcrR family transcriptional regulator has translation MDTKTKITQAFRELAYERGFYNATVDELAKRNNISKRTIYKHFNSKEQLIGTVIQQFIAETEAQVDLRLNSADNPIEKITALARLVPERLTLLNPLMLRDLQIHYPQIWDQVEQFRAEKLKHIVNILMQGSQQGYFKEINPVIVTASLLATVRAVINPIFILENNLTMDQAFNAVFDTFLYGIVKNNQ, from the coding sequence ATGGATACAAAAACTAAAATTACACAAGCATTTAGAGAATTGGCCTATGAACGGGGGTTTTATAACGCCACCGTTGATGAATTGGCTAAACGCAACAATATTAGTAAACGCACCATTTACAAACACTTTAACAGCAAAGAACAACTGATTGGCACAGTAATACAACAGTTTATAGCAGAAACAGAGGCACAGGTTGATCTGCGTTTAAACAGTGCTGACAACCCGATAGAAAAAATTACTGCCTTAGCTAGATTAGTACCGGAAAGATTAACGCTGTTAAATCCCTTAATGCTACGGGATTTACAAATCCACTACCCACAAATATGGGACCAAGTGGAACAATTTCGCGCCGAAAAGCTGAAACATATCGTTAACATACTGATGCAAGGCAGCCAACAGGGGTATTTTAAAGAGATCAATCCGGTGATCGTGACGGCTTCTCTGCTGGCCACCGTGAGGGCAGTCATCAATCCCATCTTTATTTTAGAAAACAACCTCACCATGGATCAAGCCTTTAATGCAGTCTTTGATACCTTTTTATATGGCATTGTCAAGAATAACCAGTAG
- a CDS encoding ABC transporter ATP-binding protein — translation MNYVVSTNGLTKRFGDFTAVNNLTINIKRGEIYGFLGPNGSGKSTTIRMLCGILQPTFGSGRVLGLDLLTEAEKIKTKIGYMSQKFSLYDDLTVQENLNFYAGLYSISPKKKNTRIEEMIAMAQLTGREKELVVNLSGGWKQRLALGCAIIAEPDILFLDEPTSGVSPTSRQLFFNIIQQLANQGTTVMVTTHFMDEAERCDNIAFIAAGNLIAEDSPDNLKQRVIKDILVELALPNPMERLAEIEGLPYVKQCSLHGSLLHVYVDSEENLTQLESYTGIEAQRITPSLEDVFVSLATQKGVRL, via the coding sequence ATGAACTATGTAGTGTCTACCAACGGCTTGACCAAAAGGTTTGGGGACTTCACCGCAGTCAACAACTTGACCATTAATATCAAACGGGGAGAAATTTACGGTTTTTTAGGCCCCAACGGTTCCGGCAAGTCCACCACCATCCGCATGCTGTGCGGCATTTTGCAGCCCACTTTTGGCTCTGGTCGGGTACTGGGGTTGGACTTGCTGACCGAAGCAGAAAAGATTAAAACCAAAATCGGCTACATGTCCCAAAAATTTAGCCTTTATGATGATCTGACAGTCCAGGAGAATTTAAATTTTTATGCCGGCCTGTACAGCATTTCCCCCAAAAAGAAAAATACCCGCATCGAGGAAATGATTGCCATGGCCCAACTGACCGGGCGGGAAAAGGAACTGGTGGTTAATTTAAGTGGCGGTTGGAAACAACGGTTGGCGTTGGGCTGCGCCATCATTGCTGAACCGGATATTTTATTTTTAGATGAGCCCACCAGCGGCGTCAGCCCCACCAGTCGCCAATTGTTTTTTAACATTATTCAACAGTTGGCCAACCAAGGCACCACTGTGATGGTCACCACCCACTTCATGGATGAGGCCGAGCGTTGCGATAACATAGCCTTTATCGCCGCTGGCAACTTAATTGCTGAAGATTCTCCGGATAATCTAAAACAAAGGGTGATTAAAGATATTTTGGTGGAGTTGGCGCTGCCTAACCCGATGGAAAGACTGGCAGAAATAGAAGGGCTGCCTTATGTAAAACAATGTTCCCTTCACGGCTCGCTACTGCATGTATATGTGGACAGTGAAGAAAATTTAACCCAGTTAGAGAGTTACACCGGCATTGAGGCCCAGCGAATTACACCTTCGTTGGAAGATGTCTTTGTCAGCTTGGCTACCCAAAAGGGAGTGAGACTATGA
- a CDS encoding radical SAM protein — MKKLVFDQAEGIVYRPPTEAHSFILRVTTGCSHNACTFCDMYRQVNFCIRSEQDIRQQIEQAARHKPGIKRVFLADGNALVLSTEKLLQILALLSQAFPNLTRVTCYASAKDIIRKTPAELTALKDAKLKLFYMGIESGDDQVLTAINKGATAAEMVAAGQRAAVAGIKLSVSIMLGLGGKERTTAHALNTARAITQINPNMLGILTTTLLEGTPLAEAAQRGQFNHLNQKEMLAELKLMLEHINVPGPCVFDTTHPFNLLPQRGVLPKDKPLLLSEIDEVISVQ; from the coding sequence ATGAAAAAATTAGTCTTTGATCAGGCAGAAGGCATTGTCTATCGGCCTCCCACGGAGGCCCACAGCTTTATTTTGCGGGTGACCACCGGTTGCTCCCACAATGCCTGTACCTTTTGCGACATGTATCGGCAGGTTAACTTCTGTATCCGCAGTGAGCAGGATATCCGGCAACAAATAGAACAGGCGGCTCGCCACAAGCCAGGTATTAAACGGGTGTTTTTGGCCGATGGTAACGCCTTAGTATTATCCACAGAAAAATTGCTACAAATATTGGCGCTGCTAAGCCAGGCATTCCCCAATTTAACCCGGGTCACCTGCTATGCCAGTGCCAAAGATATTATTAGAAAGACCCCTGCAGAGCTAACAGCTTTAAAGGATGCCAAGTTGAAGCTGTTTTATATGGGCATAGAAAGCGGCGATGACCAGGTGTTGACAGCGATAAATAAAGGGGCCACCGCGGCAGAAATGGTGGCAGCGGGACAAAGGGCAGCGGTAGCCGGGATCAAGCTGTCTGTGTCCATCATGCTTGGCTTAGGTGGCAAAGAGAGAACCACTGCCCACGCGTTAAACACTGCTAGGGCAATAACCCAGATTAACCCCAACATGCTGGGTATATTAACGACAACACTTCTTGAAGGTACTCCACTGGCGGAAGCAGCGCAGCGGGGGCAATTTAATCACTTGAACCAGAAGGAGATGCTGGCAGAACTAAAATTAATGTTGGAGCACATCAATGTGCCAGGCCCTTGCGTGTTTGATACCACCCATCCCTTTAACCTATTACCCCAAAGGGGAGTATTACCTAAAGATAAACCGTTGTTGTTGTCAGAAATTGATGAGGTAATCAGTGTTCAATGA
- a CDS encoding FeoA family protein has product MPNNTNIISLYDIPIGKSAVVNSIIAEGLTRRRMLDLGLTPGTKVECIRVSPTGDPKAFKIRGATLAFRKEEACQILVDI; this is encoded by the coding sequence ATGCCAAACAACACCAATATTATCAGCTTATATGACATACCCATTGGCAAATCAGCGGTTGTTAATTCCATTATTGCCGAAGGCTTAACCAGGCGAAGAATGTTGGATTTAGGATTAACTCCCGGTACAAAGGTGGAGTGTATTCGGGTTAGCCCCACCGGAGATCCCAAAGCCTTTAAAATCCGGGGAGCCACCCTGGCCTTTCGGAAAGAAGAAGCTTGTCAAATATTAGTGGATATTTAA
- a CDS encoding 4Fe-4S dicluster domain-containing protein: protein MGHVHSGDREFELLQRRLDHCVEGAPYSPVFIKILKLLFTPSEANFARQIPLRPTPITVLAKKTGMPLNELEDKVSEMAQRGLVFDAEHKGVRYVVLAPVVIGFFEFTFMRTRDDLPLKELAHLFEEYMLGEGDFARGVFAGQTQVGRSLVREEALSEENYSEILDWERASNIITSASKIGVSLCACRHKAEHHGSACDRPQRTCLTLNNGADILIKNGLAEQISVGKALEIFQQCKEAGLAQTGDNVQKNVSYICNCCGCCCGMFKAMKTFNLNNAIVSSNWIMEIDSERCVGCGACVQACPLNIITIEERIMGEQKKRFAASNTDLCLGCGVCYGACKRGAINMKPRSKRVFTPETTFDKIIMMALERGKLSNYLFDDPSRLSHRALGRIASLIENSPPVKNLLTAQSVRSVFLNTIAAKVKERAQ, encoded by the coding sequence ATGGGCCATGTACACAGCGGGGATCGGGAATTTGAGTTATTACAAAGGCGGTTAGATCATTGCGTGGAGGGGGCGCCCTATTCACCGGTTTTTATTAAGATTTTAAAACTACTTTTTACACCCTCCGAAGCCAATTTTGCTAGGCAAATTCCTCTAAGACCAACGCCCATCACGGTGTTGGCTAAGAAAACTGGTATGCCGCTTAACGAATTGGAGGATAAGGTCAGTGAAATGGCCCAGCGGGGCTTAGTTTTTGATGCCGAACACAAAGGTGTCCGTTATGTGGTGTTGGCACCGGTGGTGATCGGCTTCTTTGAGTTTACCTTTATGCGCACCAGGGATGATTTACCGCTGAAAGAATTGGCGCACCTCTTTGAAGAGTATATGCTGGGTGAGGGTGATTTTGCCCGGGGGGTATTTGCCGGCCAAACCCAAGTTGGTCGGTCACTGGTGCGTGAAGAGGCGTTGTCGGAGGAAAATTACTCCGAAATTTTGGATTGGGAGCGGGCCAGTAACATCATTACTTCGGCCAGTAAAATCGGAGTCTCCCTTTGTGCCTGTCGCCATAAGGCAGAGCACCACGGGTCAGCCTGTGATCGCCCCCAAAGGACTTGTCTGACGTTAAACAACGGTGCGGATATTTTGATCAAGAACGGCTTGGCGGAGCAAATCTCAGTGGGCAAAGCCTTAGAAATATTTCAACAGTGTAAAGAAGCTGGTTTGGCTCAAACCGGTGATAACGTACAAAAAAACGTCAGTTATATCTGTAATTGTTGTGGTTGCTGCTGTGGCATGTTTAAAGCGATGAAAACCTTTAATTTAAACAATGCCATTGTGTCATCCAACTGGATTATGGAAATTGACAGCGAGAGATGTGTGGGTTGCGGCGCCTGTGTACAGGCCTGTCCGCTAAACATTATTACCATTGAAGAACGGATAATGGGAGAACAGAAAAAGCGGTTTGCCGCCAGCAACACCGACCTGTGTTTAGGTTGTGGGGTTTGTTATGGCGCCTGTAAGCGCGGTGCCATTAACATGAAACCGCGCTCCAAGCGGGTGTTTACCCCGGAAACCACCTTTGACAAAATTATTATGATGGCCCTTGAGCGGGGTAAATTATCTAATTATCTTTTTGATGATCCCAGTCGTCTCAGCCACCGGGCTTTGGGACGCATTGCCAGTTTAATAGAAAACTCCCCGCCGGTTAAAAACTTACTGACCGCCCAATCGGTGCGCTCGGTGTTTCTGAATACCATTGCCGCCAAGGTGAAGGAACGGGCTCAGTAA
- a CDS encoding ABC transporter ATP-binding protein yields the protein MINANNLSKTFGAIKAVQNLSLQINKGVIFGLVGPDGAGKTTLLRMICGLITPDSGTLTLAKGISFGYMPQRFSLYGDLTVMENINFFGAMYGLTNKTITQRADEILTLTNLIQFKNRYGDNLSGGMKQKLALTCALVSRPTLLVLDEPTYGVDPQSRKEFWKILYQLNQEGLTIVVSTPYMDEAELCTKVGFINNGILRAVDSPQHFKNTFRYQILQVKTTTKDPEVFNDLPGLINANFYGNKYHLTMISGDNVKHITDYLAGKNITLLSLKQIPPSMEEVYVSLAESEVTT from the coding sequence ATGATTAATGCCAACAATCTATCCAAAACCTTTGGTGCAATAAAAGCGGTACAAAATCTGTCGCTACAAATTAATAAAGGGGTAATCTTTGGCTTGGTGGGGCCAGACGGGGCCGGCAAAACCACGCTGCTGCGAATGATTTGTGGTTTAATTACTCCAGATAGTGGAACCCTGACTTTGGCAAAGGGTATCAGTTTTGGCTACATGCCCCAAAGGTTTAGCCTCTATGGGGATTTAACGGTGATGGAAAACATCAACTTCTTCGGGGCCATGTATGGGTTAACTAATAAAACCATTACCCAGCGGGCGGACGAAATACTGACGCTGACAAACCTAATCCAGTTTAAAAACCGCTACGGGGATAACCTTTCCGGCGGTATGAAACAAAAACTGGCCCTAACCTGTGCCTTAGTTTCCCGCCCCACTTTACTGGTGCTGGATGAGCCTACCTATGGTGTTGACCCCCAGTCCCGAAAAGAATTTTGGAAAATACTGTACCAACTGAATCAAGAGGGTTTAACCATCGTTGTTTCTACGCCATACATGGATGAAGCAGAGTTATGTACCAAAGTGGGTTTCATTAACAACGGCATTTTGAGAGCGGTGGATTCACCACAGCATTTTAAAAATACCTTTCGCTATCAAATTTTACAGGTTAAGACCACTACCAAAGACCCGGAAGTATTTAACGACCTACCGGGGTTAATTAATGCCAACTTTTACGGCAACAAATATCATTTAACCATGATTAGTGGTGATAACGTTAAGCATATTACTGATTACTTAGCTGGCAAAAACATCACATTGCTGTCGCTAAAACAAATCCCACCATCTATGGAAGAGGTTTATGTTTCTTTGGCCGAAAGCGAGGTGACCACATGA
- a CDS encoding methyl-accepting chemotaxis protein produces MLLGIIPVILFTILNVAYIIPAVERDIYAEKDKEIKYIVESGYSVLAYYKGLEINGELTKEEAQRQAQAVINEIRYAEDGYLWIDDINYNVVMHPINPGLIGTNRKGEVDANGKLYVEEFIDGAVKSGQEGYYCDYWFAKPGTEETYPKRGYHKYYEPWRWVISTGVYIDDVEAIIAEKTRIMYGANVLIVLLTLMLIHWFSNKGILNPLKQVLAKINDMAENGGDLTQKIEVTNKDEIGQLAHSVNKMTASIRDLLSHVVEKSHTVATSSQQITASTQQTSASINEVAVTINKVATKSEEMAQIAESLSDYAQKANQHADQGSVGLGRVQQQMVSFEKATADMGKVINELSGATNEITQIVDLINNIAEQTNLLALNAAIEAARAGEQGRGFAVVAEEVRKLAEQSGNAAKEIHRLIANMKSESDKAVATIDSSADDAQHGIQVMNEVGQLFTQIIDNVKGMTMGIEKETTNIEEITQAVQNVAAVSQEQNATMEEVASSVEGLSQLAASLQELTAKFKL; encoded by the coding sequence ATGCTATTAGGCATCATTCCTGTGATATTGTTCACCATACTGAACGTTGCTTACATCATTCCTGCGGTAGAACGTGATATCTATGCCGAGAAGGACAAAGAAATAAAATATATTGTAGAAAGCGGCTATTCAGTGTTAGCCTACTATAAAGGTTTGGAAATAAATGGTGAACTAACTAAGGAAGAAGCCCAAAGACAAGCCCAAGCAGTGATTAATGAAATTCGCTATGCTGAGGATGGCTATTTGTGGATAGATGACATCAATTACAATGTGGTGATGCACCCCATTAACCCAGGGCTAATTGGCACCAATAGAAAAGGGGAAGTGGATGCCAATGGTAAGCTGTATGTTGAAGAATTTATAGATGGGGCGGTAAAGAGCGGCCAAGAGGGCTATTACTGCGACTACTGGTTTGCTAAACCGGGAACCGAAGAAACTTACCCTAAGCGGGGGTACCATAAATACTACGAACCTTGGCGGTGGGTGATCAGTACCGGTGTCTACATAGATGATGTTGAGGCCATAATTGCTGAAAAAACTCGGATTATGTATGGAGCCAACGTACTCATCGTATTGTTAACGCTAATGTTAATTCACTGGTTTTCCAATAAGGGTATTCTTAACCCATTGAAACAGGTGTTGGCTAAAATTAATGACATGGCCGAAAACGGTGGCGATTTAACCCAGAAAATTGAGGTTACCAACAAAGATGAAATAGGCCAGTTGGCTCACTCGGTAAACAAAATGACCGCCAGCATTAGAGATCTGTTGTCCCATGTGGTGGAAAAATCACACACTGTGGCTACTTCGTCACAACAAATTACTGCCAGTACCCAACAAACATCTGCCAGTATCAATGAAGTGGCAGTAACCATTAACAAAGTGGCCACAAAATCTGAAGAGATGGCCCAGATAGCTGAGTCATTGAGTGATTACGCGCAAAAAGCTAACCAGCACGCTGATCAGGGCAGTGTAGGGTTAGGCCGGGTGCAACAACAAATGGTTTCCTTTGAAAAGGCCACCGCCGACATGGGGAAAGTAATCAATGAATTAAGCGGTGCAACCAACGAAATAACGCAAATTGTCGATTTAATTAACAACATCGCGGAACAAACCAACTTGTTAGCCCTTAACGCAGCCATTGAAGCAGCCCGGGCGGGCGAACAGGGCCGAGGCTTTGCTGTGGTGGCAGAAGAGGTCAGAAAACTGGCCGAGCAGTCCGGCAATGCTGCTAAAGAAATACATAGGTTAATTGCTAATATGAAAAGCGAATCCGATAAAGCAGTGGCCACCATCGACAGCAGTGCCGATGATGCTCAACATGGCATCCAAGTAATGAACGAGGTGGGCCAACTGTTTACCCAGATTATTGACAACGTCAAAGGGATGACGATGGGGATTGAAAAAGAAACAACTAATATTGAAGAAATAACCCAAGCGGTACAAAATGTTGCAGCGGTGTCGCAAGAACAGAATGCCACCATGGAGGAAGTGGCTTCATCGGTGGAAGGTCTCAGTCAGTTAGCGGCTTCACTACAGGAGTTAACTGCTAAATTCAAATTATAA
- a CDS encoding SprT family zinc-dependent metalloprotease, which yields MKLEVQLQGQTITCEVIYRKRKTLEIQIKEPGTVRMLVPLKTTPKRVDEVLQLKAPWIIEKLALLEVASNLTTKAYVDGEQFLYLGSDYNLQIKVDRKIKKPFVALQGKQLLVTTPTAEANQIRKALVLWYRQQAQQIIERRVAHHQRWLKKVPTEVKVKEQKKRWGSCTGAGKVLFNWRIVMAPLPIIDYLVVHEMCHLQQMNHSKEFWQLVASILPDYQARRNWLKEHGVKLDIG from the coding sequence ATGAAGCTAGAGGTGCAACTCCAAGGGCAAACCATTACCTGTGAAGTTATCTATAGGAAGCGCAAAACGCTGGAAATCCAAATTAAAGAACCAGGCACCGTGAGAATGCTAGTGCCGCTCAAAACTACCCCAAAACGGGTTGACGAAGTATTGCAGCTAAAGGCCCCATGGATTATAGAAAAATTAGCCTTGTTAGAAGTCGCCAGCAACTTAACGACCAAGGCCTATGTGGACGGAGAGCAGTTTTTATATTTAGGCAGTGACTATAATTTACAGATTAAAGTAGATCGAAAAATAAAAAAGCCCTTTGTGGCGTTGCAGGGTAAGCAATTGCTAGTTACCACTCCCACTGCAGAAGCTAACCAAATAAGAAAAGCATTGGTATTGTGGTACCGGCAACAGGCCCAACAAATTATTGAACGGCGGGTGGCCCACCACCAACGGTGGTTAAAGAAAGTTCCCACAGAAGTGAAAGTTAAAGAACAAAAGAAACGGTGGGGTAGCTGTACCGGGGCTGGCAAAGTGCTATTTAACTGGCGCATTGTGATGGCGCCACTGCCAATTATTGATTATCTAGTGGTACATGAGATGTGCCATCTGCAGCAAATGAACCATTCAAAAGAATTTTGGCAGTTGGTGGCCTCAATATTACCGGACTACCAAGCCAGAAGAAACTGGCTCAAAGAGCACGGCGTCAAGTTAGATATTGGGTAA